A window of the Halopseudomonas phragmitis genome harbors these coding sequences:
- a CDS encoding TIGR02444 family protein has translation MMDDLQGYAVRLYQHEGVEPLLLALQDEVGLDVLLLLSACWLGARGVAPAAVDWVALAGRCQPWRQELIEPLRQLRRLLKGESGTELLRAQVKACELEAEWLQLRRLASSLESLPGADSPCWLAQLHACCQAQGSQPDRAQLWRLAELCRELSD, from the coding sequence ATGATGGATGACTTGCAGGGCTATGCTGTCAGGCTGTATCAGCACGAGGGGGTTGAGCCCTTGTTGTTGGCCTTGCAGGACGAGGTGGGGCTGGATGTATTGCTGTTGCTTAGCGCCTGCTGGTTGGGTGCGCGAGGTGTTGCGCCGGCAGCGGTGGACTGGGTTGCGTTGGCTGGGCGCTGTCAGCCCTGGCGCCAGGAACTGATTGAACCGCTGCGTCAGTTGCGGCGCTTGCTCAAGGGTGAGTCGGGAACGGAGTTGCTGCGAGCGCAGGTCAAGGCTTGTGAACTGGAGGCCGAGTGGCTGCAGTTGCGGCGCTTGGCATCCAGTCTGGAGAGCTTGCCGGGGGCGGATAGTCCATGCTGGCTGGCACAGTTGCACGCTTGTTGTCAGGCTCAGGGATCACAGCCCGACCGGGCGCAGTTGTGGCGCCTGGCCGAGTTGTGCCGCGAGCTGTCTGATTAG
- a CDS encoding Rsd/AlgQ family anti-sigma factor: protein MLESCTTSQERWGGVHQLIDRWLAERKQLVLEYTTLRDRPAPDQHPDRILESFCDILVDYTSAGHFEIYEQLIREAEDFNDEGALALIKQVYPRIETITRTAVAFNDRFGDAATLAEETELQSELRQLGGLLHERFELEDCLIEVLHTAHKDMLTT from the coding sequence ATGCTGGAGAGCTGCACTACATCCCAGGAACGCTGGGGCGGTGTTCATCAACTGATCGACCGCTGGCTCGCCGAGCGCAAGCAACTGGTGCTCGAATACACTACACTACGTGACCGCCCAGCCCCCGACCAGCACCCCGACCGCATTCTCGAGTCGTTCTGCGACATACTCGTTGACTACACCTCGGCTGGACATTTCGAAATCTACGAACAACTGATCCGCGAAGCCGAAGACTTCAATGACGAGGGCGCCCTGGCGCTGATCAAGCAGGTTTATCCCCGGATCGAAACCATCACCCGTACCGCCGTAGCCTTCAACGACCGTTTCGGCGATGCCGCGACCCTGGCTGAGGAAACCGAGCTGCAGAGCGAGTTACGCCAGCTCGGCGGGCTACTGCATGAGCGCTTCGAACTGGAGGACTGCCTGATCGAAGTGTTGCATACCGCCCACAAGGACATGCTGACCACCTGA
- a CDS encoding disulfide bond formation protein B, whose product MTLPASRPLYLLAFIACVLLMAIALYMEHGMGLEPCPLCIVQRVAVILIGLVCLAAVIHNPQPKADGRRRLASRGYALGTLVFALFGAAIAARQVWLQYLPPDQLPACLPSLDYMIDVLPFQEMLSLLLSGTADCAEVSWTFLGLSIPEGTLLGFIAFSLFALVQLLRRQD is encoded by the coding sequence ATGACCCTTCCCGCTTCACGCCCTCTCTATCTGCTGGCCTTCATCGCCTGCGTCCTGCTCATGGCCATTGCCCTGTACATGGAGCACGGCATGGGACTGGAGCCTTGCCCTCTGTGTATCGTGCAACGGGTAGCGGTAATTCTGATCGGCTTGGTCTGCCTGGCGGCAGTCATCCATAACCCCCAGCCCAAGGCCGATGGCCGGCGCCGCCTGGCCTCTCGCGGCTACGCCCTCGGCACGCTAGTGTTCGCACTGTTCGGCGCTGCCATCGCTGCTCGCCAGGTCTGGCTGCAGTACCTGCCGCCCGACCAGCTCCCGGCCTGCCTGCCCAGCCTGGACTACATGATTGACGTGTTGCCGTTTCAGGAAATGCTGAGCTTGCTGCTGAGCGGTACCGCTGACTGCGCCGAGGTTTCCTGGACTTTTCTCGGCCTGAGCATCCCCGAAGGCACGTTGCTGGGCTTCATTGCCTTCAGCCTGTTCGCACTGGTGCAACTGCTACGTCGCCAAGACTGA
- the secB gene encoding protein-export chaperone SecB, whose amino-acid sequence MAEENQNNSAANGAQGNQPQVQFSLQRIYVKDLSFESPKAPAVFQSQWNPQVNLDLNTRHNQLQDGIFEVVLSLSATVTNGDNNETTFIAEVQQAGIFAISGLDEAAMRHTLGAFCPNILFPYAREAIDNLVLRGSFPPLMLSPVNFDALFAQAEQRRQAEEQANA is encoded by the coding sequence ATGGCCGAGGAAAACCAGAACAATTCAGCCGCTAACGGCGCCCAGGGCAACCAGCCGCAGGTGCAGTTCAGCCTGCAGCGCATCTATGTCAAAGACCTGTCCTTCGAATCGCCCAAGGCCCCCGCCGTGTTCCAGAGCCAGTGGAACCCGCAGGTCAATCTGGACCTGAATACCCGTCACAATCAGTTGCAAGACGGCATCTTTGAGGTAGTTCTGAGCCTGTCGGCCACTGTCACCAATGGCGACAACAACGAAACCACCTTTATCGCCGAAGTTCAGCAGGCCGGCATCTTCGCCATCAGCGGCCTGGATGAAGCGGCCATGCGCCACACTCTGGGCGCCTTCTGCCCGAACATCCTGTTCCCCTACGCCCGCGAAGCGATCGACAATCTGGTCCTGCGTGGCAGCTTCCCTCCCCTGATGCTGTCACCGGTCAACTTCGACGCCCTGTTCGCCCAGGCCGAACAGCGCCGCCAGGCCGAGGAACAGGCCAACGCCTGA
- the grxC gene encoding glutaredoxin 3: MSDVIIYSSNYCPFCIRAKQLLDSKQVQYQEIIVDGQPALRAEMARLAGRTSVPQIWIKGTHVGGCDDLMLLERSGRLDKLLA; this comes from the coding sequence ATGTCCGACGTGATCATCTATTCGAGCAACTATTGCCCGTTCTGCATCCGCGCCAAGCAGTTGCTCGACAGCAAGCAGGTGCAATATCAGGAAATCATCGTCGATGGCCAGCCGGCGCTACGCGCCGAGATGGCACGCCTGGCCGGGCGGACATCAGTGCCGCAGATCTGGATCAAGGGCACCCATGTCGGCGGCTGCGATGATCTGATGCTGCTTGAGCGCAGTGGCAGACTTGATAAGCTGCTGGCCTGA
- a CDS encoding rhodanese-like domain-containing protein, producing MQFFQQLIEFIGNHYILTTAFLVVLTLLIVTEGRKAGKVLTTQQATALINREHALVVDVRAKKEYSAGHIVDSLNIPHDSLAKRLVELEKHKDKPLILVCANGQHAGPCAKQLKAAGFNNVSRLSGGISGWRADSLPLVK from the coding sequence ATGCAGTTTTTTCAGCAACTTATCGAGTTCATCGGCAACCATTACATTCTGACCACCGCCTTTCTGGTAGTACTGACCCTGCTGATTGTCACCGAAGGGCGCAAGGCCGGCAAAGTGCTGACCACCCAGCAGGCTACTGCGCTGATCAACCGCGAACATGCCCTGGTGGTCGATGTGCGGGCGAAAAAGGAATACTCCGCTGGCCATATCGTCGATTCGCTCAACATTCCGCATGACAGCCTGGCCAAGCGCCTGGTTGAGCTGGAAAAACACAAGGACAAACCGCTGATCCTGGTCTGCGCCAACGGCCAGCATGCCGGCCCGTGCGCCAAACAGCTCAAGGCCGCCGGCTTCAACAATGTCAGCCGGCTGTCCGGCGGCATCAGCGGCTGGCGCGCCGACAGTCTGCCTCTGGTCAAGTAA
- the gpmI gene encoding 2,3-bisphosphoglycerate-independent phosphoglycerate mutase produces MTTVAPKPLVLMILDGFGYSESPESNAIMAATTPVWDRLWAEAPRTLVSGSGMDVGLPDGQMGNSEVGHMNLGAGRIVYQDFTRVTKAIADGDFFSNPQICAAVDQAVAGGNAVHVLGLLSPGGVHSHEQQLVAMVELAAQRGAEQIYVHAFLDGRDTPPKSAEPSLHLLDNTYQRLGKGRTASLIGRYFAMDRDNRWDRVEAAYNLIVDGKAEFTAANAVDGLMAAYERGESDEFVKATSIGEPVAVADGDAVVFMNFRADRARELTRAFVEPAFSGFERARVPQLSGFVMLTQYAADIPAPCAFPPASLNNVLGEYLAKQGKTQLRIAETEKYAHVTFFFSGGREEPFEGEERILIPSPQVATYDLQPQMSAPEVTDRIVEAIEQQRYDVIIVNYANGDMVGHTGVFEAAVAAVECLDGCIGRIAEALAKVGGEALITADHGNVEQMADHSTGQAHTAHTCEPVPFVYVGPRQVSLRDGGILSDVAPTVLTLLGLEQPPEMTGRSIASLN; encoded by the coding sequence ATGACCACAGTTGCCCCCAAACCCCTGGTGCTGATGATCCTGGATGGCTTTGGCTACAGCGAGTCGCCCGAGTCGAACGCCATCATGGCTGCCACTACCCCAGTCTGGGATCGGCTTTGGGCTGAAGCTCCACGCACCCTGGTTTCGGGGTCGGGAATGGATGTGGGTCTGCCGGACGGGCAGATGGGCAACTCGGAAGTCGGTCACATGAACCTGGGTGCCGGACGCATCGTCTACCAGGACTTTACCCGGGTGACCAAGGCGATTGCCGATGGCGACTTCTTCAGCAACCCGCAGATTTGCGCGGCGGTCGATCAGGCGGTAGCCGGTGGCAATGCCGTGCATGTGCTTGGGCTGTTGTCGCCGGGCGGCGTGCACAGCCATGAACAGCAACTGGTGGCGATGGTTGAGCTGGCGGCTCAGCGCGGTGCCGAGCAGATTTACGTACATGCCTTTCTTGACGGCCGCGACACCCCGCCCAAGAGTGCCGAGCCTTCACTGCACCTGCTCGACAACACCTACCAGCGCCTGGGCAAGGGCCGCACTGCCAGTCTGATCGGCCGCTATTTCGCAATGGACCGCGACAACCGCTGGGATCGGGTCGAGGCGGCTTACAACCTGATCGTCGATGGCAAGGCTGAATTCACTGCGGCCAATGCCGTCGATGGTTTGATGGCCGCCTATGAACGCGGTGAAAGCGACGAGTTCGTCAAGGCCACCAGTATCGGTGAGCCAGTCGCGGTGGCCGATGGCGATGCAGTCGTGTTCATGAACTTCCGGGCCGACCGGGCCCGTGAACTGACCCGGGCCTTCGTTGAGCCGGCGTTCTCTGGTTTCGAGCGCGCCCGGGTGCCGCAACTGTCGGGGTTCGTCATGCTGACCCAGTATGCCGCCGATATTCCGGCGCCTTGTGCCTTCCCGCCGGCCAGCCTCAACAATGTGCTGGGCGAGTATCTGGCCAAGCAGGGCAAGACCCAGCTGAGGATTGCTGAAACCGAAAAGTACGCGCACGTCACCTTCTTCTTCTCCGGTGGCCGCGAAGAGCCGTTCGAAGGTGAAGAGCGGATCCTGATTCCCTCGCCACAGGTCGCTACCTATGACCTGCAGCCGCAGATGAGTGCGCCGGAAGTTACCGACCGGATCGTCGAGGCCATCGAACAACAGCGTTACGATGTGATCATCGTCAACTATGCCAACGGCGACATGGTTGGCCATACCGGGGTGTTCGAGGCAGCGGTAGCGGCGGTCGAGTGCCTGGATGGCTGCATTGGTCGCATTGCTGAGGCGCTGGCCAAGGTCGGTGGCGAGGCGCTGATTACCGCTGATCATGGCAATGTTGAGCAGATGGCTGACCACAGTACTGGTCAGGCCCATACCGCGCATACCTGTGAGCCGGTGCCGTTTGTCTATGTTGGTCCGCGTCAGGTCAGCCTGCGTGATGGTGGCATCCTCTCGGATGTGGCGCCCACCGTACTGACCCTGCTCGGGCTGGAGCAGCCGCCGGAGATGACTGGCCGCTCGATCGCCAGTCTGAATTGA
- a CDS encoding murein hydrolase activator EnvC family protein: MLRPWCWRIGVALLLAALVGAPALQAEPSDSREARAELRQTQQEIDRLKKMLDSLKQEMGGLEADLQKSESEIGRLRRESGELERQIREGESRLRDLRGQAAALQVALEAQQEQIARQLRAAYMAGQQDYLKVMLNQDDPARMARMLRYYEYVGRARVDEIERYTDTLTQIRQASAAIASEQAGLQQNREQLASREQALQGEQQNRNRALSGLRSRSQSQSEQLKNREAEREALTNLIKRLDEAVTSIPTPAGNLPFAQARGKLPLPVQGRVQARFGSQRGEDARLKWDGLLIGANEGAPVHAIHGGRVVFADWLRGSGLLLILDHGDGYLSLYGHNQSLLREVGSWVQPGEAIATVGRSGGQSSPALYFAIRHQGRALDPLAWCMLSG, from the coding sequence ATGCTGAGGCCATGGTGCTGGCGTATTGGGGTAGCGTTGCTGCTGGCAGCACTGGTCGGCGCGCCAGCGCTGCAGGCTGAGCCGAGCGATTCGCGCGAGGCCCGGGCCGAGCTGCGTCAGACCCAGCAGGAGATCGACCGGCTGAAGAAAATGCTGGACAGCCTGAAGCAGGAAATGGGCGGGCTGGAAGCGGATCTGCAGAAGAGCGAGAGCGAAATTGGCCGGCTGCGGCGCGAAAGCGGTGAGCTGGAGCGCCAGATTCGCGAAGGCGAAAGCCGGCTGCGTGACCTGCGCGGCCAGGCCGCTGCCTTGCAGGTGGCGCTGGAGGCCCAGCAAGAGCAGATTGCCCGGCAGCTACGGGCCGCCTACATGGCCGGCCAGCAGGATTACCTCAAGGTCATGCTCAATCAGGACGACCCGGCACGGATGGCGCGGATGTTGCGCTATTACGAATATGTCGGCCGGGCCCGGGTCGATGAGATCGAGCGCTACACCGACACCCTGACTCAGATCCGCCAGGCAAGTGCTGCGATTGCTTCCGAACAGGCCGGTCTGCAGCAGAACCGTGAGCAACTGGCCAGCCGCGAGCAGGCGCTGCAGGGCGAGCAGCAGAATCGTAACCGGGCGCTGTCCGGGTTGCGCAGTCGCAGTCAGTCGCAGAGCGAGCAGCTCAAAAACCGCGAGGCCGAGCGTGAGGCTTTGACCAATCTGATCAAGCGTTTGGACGAAGCGGTCACCAGTATTCCTACACCCGCCGGCAACCTGCCCTTTGCCCAGGCGCGCGGCAAGCTGCCACTGCCGGTACAGGGGCGAGTTCAGGCTCGTTTCGGCAGTCAGCGTGGCGAGGACGCCCGGCTTAAATGGGATGGCCTGCTGATCGGTGCCAACGAGGGCGCGCCGGTACATGCCATTCATGGTGGCCGGGTGGTGTTTGCCGACTGGCTGCGGGGCTCCGGGCTGTTGCTGATTCTGGATCACGGCGACGGTTATCTGAGTCTATATGGACATAACCAGAGCCTGCTGCGCGAGGTTGGCAGTTGGGTTCAGCCCGGTGAAGCGATTGCTACCGTGGGGCGCAGTGGCGGGCAGTCGAGCCCGGCGCTGTATTTTGCCATTCGCCACCAGGGCCGCGCCCTTGACCCGCTGGCGTGGTGTATGCTGTCTGGATAA
- a CDS encoding S41 family peptidase: protein MTVVRILFAAGLSLALGVASLQAQEQELAAPLPLNELRTFAEVLDRIRSAYVEPVDDATLLENAIRGMLEGLDPHSAYLEPEAFQGLQDSTTGQFGGLGIEIGQEDGFIRVISPIDDTPAARAGIEAGDLIIKIDDQPVKGMSLVDAVNLMRGEAGSKVTLTLVRGTGSPFEVELTRAVIRVASVRSEELESGYAYLRITQFQNNTGDEVRRSLGSLNPNGELKGLVLDLRNNPGGVLQSAVEVADSFLDQGLIVYTQGRLSNAEMRFSATSNNPSRGVPLVVLINGGSASASEIVAGALQDHARAVIMGTDSFGKGSVQTVLPLNNDRALKLTTALYYTPNGRSIQAQGIVPDIHVERGRVTQEREEAGYREADLQRHLGNINGEERTTRQVQAERSERRQDTDYQLSQALNLLKGLNITRSRQ, encoded by the coding sequence ATGACCGTTGTGCGTATCCTGTTCGCTGCCGGCTTGAGCCTGGCGCTTGGCGTGGCCTCACTCCAGGCCCAGGAACAGGAGTTGGCGGCGCCATTGCCGCTCAATGAACTGCGTACCTTTGCCGAGGTGCTGGACCGGATTCGTAGCGCCTATGTTGAACCGGTGGACGATGCCACGCTGCTGGAGAACGCCATTCGCGGCATGCTTGAAGGGCTCGATCCGCATTCGGCCTACCTGGAGCCGGAGGCCTTCCAGGGCCTGCAGGACAGCACGACCGGGCAGTTTGGCGGGCTGGGCATCGAGATCGGACAGGAGGACGGCTTCATTCGGGTTATTTCGCCGATTGACGATACGCCGGCGGCCCGTGCCGGGATTGAGGCGGGTGATCTGATCATCAAGATCGACGATCAGCCGGTCAAGGGCATGAGTCTGGTCGATGCGGTCAACCTGATGCGAGGCGAAGCCGGCTCCAAGGTCACCCTGACCCTGGTGCGCGGCACCGGTAGCCCGTTCGAGGTGGAGCTGACCCGGGCGGTGATCCGGGTTGCCAGTGTGCGTTCCGAGGAGCTGGAGTCCGGTTATGCCTATTTGCGTATCACCCAGTTCCAGAACAATACCGGCGATGAGGTGCGTCGCAGCCTGGGCAGTCTCAACCCCAATGGCGAGCTCAAGGGACTGGTGCTGGATCTGCGCAACAACCCTGGCGGGGTGCTGCAGTCGGCGGTCGAGGTGGCTGACAGCTTTCTCGATCAGGGCCTGATCGTCTATACCCAGGGACGTCTGAGCAATGCCGAGATGCGCTTCAGTGCCACCAGCAACAATCCCAGTCGCGGCGTACCGCTGGTGGTGCTGATCAATGGTGGCTCGGCCTCGGCCTCGGAAATCGTCGCCGGCGCCCTGCAGGATCACGCCCGGGCGGTGATCATGGGTACCGACAGCTTCGGCAAGGGTTCGGTTCAGACGGTGTTGCCGCTGAACAATGACCGGGCGCTGAAGCTGACCACCGCGCTGTATTACACCCCCAATGGTCGCTCGATCCAGGCCCAGGGCATCGTGCCGGATATCCATGTCGAGCGCGGCCGGGTTACTCAGGAGCGGGAGGAGGCCGGTTATCGCGAGGCTGACCTGCAGCGCCACCTGGGCAACATCAACGGCGAGGAGCGCACTACCCGGCAGGTGCAGGCCGAGCGCAGTGAGCGGCGCCAGGATACCGATTATCAACTCAGTCAGGCCCTGAATCTGCTCAAAGGCTTGAATATCACCCGCAGTCGTCAATGA
- a CDS encoding divergent polysaccharide deacetylase family protein: protein MRLLLFGLLALLAACSDAPAPAEIPTRDAETELQIELQESPPPALAGRGDSADWMAIEHAGWPERPAEVLAPVLPDPGPVLAIIIDDVGHAYAQGRRIIDMPVPIALAILPHTQFAQRLAQEAAEAGRTVMLHQPMENGAGLDIGPGGLYSGMPEEEFDRVLRDNLNSFVPIQGLNNHMGSRLTAEREPMDRLMHHLQGRQLFFIDSRTTAATQAAFAAEAAGVRHLSRDQFLDHVREPQAIAAAFEQGLRLARQNGQALLIGHPYPETLDYLERVLPELETREGVQVVGVEELLARKYAR, encoded by the coding sequence ATGAGGCTGTTGCTGTTCGGGCTGCTGGCTCTGCTGGCAGCCTGCTCGGACGCGCCTGCCCCTGCCGAGATACCAACCCGCGACGCTGAGACGGAACTGCAGATTGAGCTGCAAGAGTCGCCACCGCCAGCGCTTGCTGGTCGTGGCGATAGCGCTGACTGGATGGCTATCGAGCATGCGGGCTGGCCCGAGCGGCCAGCCGAGGTGTTGGCTCCAGTGCTGCCTGATCCCGGTCCTGTGCTGGCTATCATTATCGACGATGTTGGTCATGCTTATGCCCAGGGCCGGCGGATCATCGATATGCCGGTACCAATCGCCCTGGCGATTTTGCCGCATACCCAGTTTGCCCAGCGGCTGGCGCAGGAAGCCGCCGAGGCCGGGCGCACGGTCATGCTGCATCAGCCGATGGAAAACGGCGCCGGGCTGGATATCGGCCCGGGTGGTCTCTACAGCGGTATGCCCGAGGAAGAGTTTGACCGGGTGCTGCGCGACAACCTCAACAGCTTTGTGCCGATTCAGGGGCTCAACAACCACATGGGCAGCCGTCTGACTGCCGAGCGTGAGCCGATGGACCGGCTTATGCATCATCTGCAGGGGCGTCAGTTGTTCTTCATTGATAGCCGTACCACCGCCGCGACCCAGGCGGCGTTTGCTGCCGAAGCGGCCGGTGTACGCCATCTGTCGCGTGATCAGTTTCTCGATCATGTGCGTGAGCCTCAGGCGATTGCCGCGGCCTTTGAGCAGGGGCTGCGGCTAGCTCGGCAGAATGGTCAGGCGCTGCTGATTGGGCATCCCTACCCGGAAACCCTGGATTATCTGGAGCGGGTATTGCCGGAACTGGAAACGCGTGAAGGGGTGCAGGTGGTTGGTGTTGAGGAGCTTTTAGCGCGCAAGTACGCGCGCTGA
- the hisF gene encoding imidazole glycerol phosphate synthase subunit HisF — protein sequence MPLAKRIIPCLDVDNGRVVKGVKFENIRDAGDPVEIARRYNEQGADEITFLDITASHQERDTTLHTVERMASQVFIPLTVGGGVRTVQDIRNLLNAGADKVSINTAAVFNPEFVGEAADRFGSQCIVVAIDAKRVSADGEPGRWEIFTHGGRKPTGLDAVAWAKKMEDLGAGEILLTSMDQDGVKSGYDLGVTRAISDTLHIPVIASGGVGNLQHLADGVLQGGADAVLAASIFHFGEYSIAEAKAYMAARGIEMRL from the coding sequence ATGCCCCTGGCCAAACGCATCATCCCCTGCCTCGATGTCGACAACGGTCGCGTGGTCAAGGGCGTCAAGTTCGAGAATATCCGCGATGCCGGTGACCCGGTGGAGATCGCCCGGCGCTACAACGAGCAGGGTGCCGACGAGATCACCTTCCTCGACATTACCGCCAGCCACCAGGAACGCGATACCACCCTGCACACGGTCGAGCGCATGGCCAGCCAGGTGTTCATTCCGCTGACCGTGGGCGGCGGCGTGCGCACCGTGCAGGACATCCGCAACCTGCTTAACGCCGGTGCCGACAAGGTCTCGATCAACACTGCTGCGGTATTCAACCCGGAGTTCGTTGGCGAGGCTGCCGACCGCTTCGGCTCACAGTGCATCGTGGTGGCCATTGACGCCAAGCGGGTTTCGGCCGACGGCGAGCCCGGGCGCTGGGAAATCTTCACCCATGGCGGGCGCAAGCCGACCGGTCTGGATGCCGTGGCCTGGGCCAAGAAGATGGAGGATCTGGGCGCCGGCGAAATCCTGCTCACCAGCATGGATCAGGACGGGGTCAAGAGCGGCTACGATCTGGGCGTGACCCGCGCCATCAGCGATACGCTGCACATCCCGGTGATCGCCTCGGGCGGGGTCGGCAACCTCCAGCATCTGGCGGACGGCGTACTGCAGGGCGGCGCCGATGCGGTACTGGCGGCGAGCATCTTCCACTTTGGCGAATACAGCATCGCCGAAGCCAAGGCCTACATGGCGGCACGCGGCATCGAAATGCGCCTGTAA
- the hisA gene encoding 1-(5-phosphoribosyl)-5-[(5-phosphoribosylamino)methylideneamino]imidazole-4-carboxamide isomerase: protein MLIIPAIDLKDGACVRLRQGLMDDATVFSNDPVAMAAKWVDAGCRRLHLVDLNGAFEGKPVNGEAVTAIARRYPNLPIQIGGGIRSLETIEEYVKAGVSYVIIGTKAVKQPEFVGEACRAFPGKVIVGLDAKDGFVATDGWAEVSSIQVIDLAKRFEADGVSAIVYTDIAKDGMMQGCNVEATAALANATSIPVIASGGIHNLGDIQTLLDARAPGIIGAITGRAIYEGTLDVAEAQALCDRAQG from the coding sequence ATGCTGATCATCCCCGCTATCGACCTCAAAGACGGCGCCTGCGTACGCCTGCGCCAGGGCCTGATGGACGATGCCACGGTGTTCTCCAACGACCCGGTCGCGATGGCCGCCAAATGGGTAGACGCCGGCTGCCGGCGCCTGCACCTGGTCGATCTGAACGGCGCCTTCGAGGGCAAGCCGGTCAACGGTGAGGCGGTCACCGCCATCGCCCGGCGCTACCCGAATCTGCCGATCCAGATCGGCGGTGGCATCCGCTCGCTGGAAACCATTGAGGAATACGTCAAGGCTGGAGTCAGCTACGTGATCATCGGCACCAAGGCGGTCAAGCAGCCGGAATTCGTTGGCGAGGCCTGCCGCGCCTTCCCCGGCAAGGTGATCGTCGGCCTGGACGCCAAAGACGGCTTTGTCGCCACCGATGGCTGGGCCGAAGTCAGCAGCATTCAGGTCATCGATCTGGCCAAGCGTTTCGAAGCCGATGGCGTGTCCGCGATTGTCTACACCGACATCGCCAAAGACGGCATGATGCAGGGCTGCAATGTCGAGGCCACCGCCGCGCTGGCCAATGCCACCTCGATTCCGGTGATCGCCTCCGGCGGCATCCACAATCTTGGCGACATCCAGACCCTGCTCGACGCCCGCGCCCCCGGCATCATCGGCGCCATCACCGGCCGCGCCATCTACGAAGGCACGCTGGATGTGGCCGAGGCGCAGGCCCTGTGCGACCGCGCACAGGGCTGA
- the hisH gene encoding imidazole glycerol phosphate synthase subunit HisH — MSVVAVIDYGMGNLHSVAKALEHVGARHVEVTSDAERILAADRVLLPGVGAIRDCVSELRQLGLDQVVRQVATDKPLLGICVGMQMLLEHSEENGGVDALGLFPGQVRFFGDELREADGQRLKVPHMGWNQVKQTIDHPLWHRIEQDARFYFVHSFYADPGKHVAGRCHYGVDFAAAVADDNVFATQFHPEKSHTNGLQLLQNFLAWDGRW, encoded by the coding sequence ATGTCCGTGGTTGCCGTCATCGACTACGGGATGGGCAATCTGCACTCGGTCGCCAAGGCGCTGGAGCACGTCGGCGCCCGTCATGTCGAGGTGACCAGCGACGCTGAACGGATTCTCGCCGCCGACCGGGTGCTCCTGCCCGGTGTCGGCGCGATTCGTGATTGCGTGAGCGAACTGCGCCAGCTCGGCCTGGATCAGGTCGTGCGCCAGGTCGCCACCGACAAGCCGCTACTGGGTATCTGTGTCGGCATGCAGATGCTGCTCGAACACAGCGAAGAGAATGGCGGTGTCGACGCCCTCGGGCTGTTCCCCGGCCAGGTACGGTTTTTCGGTGACGAACTGCGCGAGGCCGACGGCCAGCGCCTGAAAGTGCCACACATGGGCTGGAATCAGGTCAAGCAGACCATCGACCACCCGCTGTGGCACCGCATCGAGCAGGACGCGCGTTTCTACTTCGTCCACAGTTTCTACGCCGACCCGGGCAAGCACGTCGCCGGGCGTTGCCACTACGGGGTCGACTTCGCCGCCGCCGTGGCCGACGATAATGTCTTCGCCACCCAGTTCCACCCGGAAAAAAGCCATACCAATGGCCTGCAACTGCTGCAGAACTTTCTGGCCTGGGACGGGCGCTGGTAA
- the hisB gene encoding imidazoleglycerol-phosphate dehydratase HisB — MAERKASVERNTLETQVKVSINLDGTGQADLDIGVPFLEHMLDQIARHGLIDLNIHCRGDLHIDDHHTVEDVGITLGQAFAKAIGDKKGICRYGHSYVPLDEALSRVVIDFSGRPGLHMHVPYTRATVGGFDVDLFMEFFQGFVNHAQATLHIDNLKGVNTHHQIETVFKAFGRALRMALELDPRMSGMMPSTKGCL, encoded by the coding sequence ATGGCTGAGCGTAAGGCCAGCGTCGAGCGCAATACCCTGGAAACCCAGGTCAAGGTGTCCATCAACCTCGATGGCACCGGCCAGGCGGACCTGGATATCGGCGTGCCCTTCCTTGAGCACATGCTCGACCAGATCGCCCGACACGGTCTGATCGACCTCAACATCCACTGCCGCGGCGACCTGCACATCGACGATCACCACACCGTCGAGGACGTCGGCATCACCCTCGGCCAGGCCTTCGCCAAGGCAATCGGTGACAAGAAGGGCATCTGCCGCTACGGCCACAGTTATGTGCCGCTGGACGAGGCGCTGTCACGCGTGGTGATCGATTTCTCCGGTCGCCCCGGCCTGCACATGCATGTGCCCTATACCCGTGCCACCGTCGGCGGCTTCGATGTCGATCTGTTCATGGAATTCTTCCAGGGCTTCGTCAATCACGCCCAGGCTACCCTGCACATCGACAATCTGAAGGGGGTCAATACCCACCACCAGATCGAGACGGTGTTCAAGGCCTTTGGCCGGGCGCTGCGCATGGCCCTGGAACTGGACCCGCGCATGAGCGGCATGATGCCTTCGACCAAGGGCTGCCTCTGA